The following are encoded in a window of Rosa chinensis cultivar Old Blush chromosome 4, RchiOBHm-V2, whole genome shotgun sequence genomic DNA:
- the LOC112199774 gene encoding WAT1-related protein At3g28050 yields MVVYANALCTLLLLPDALFIFHRSLPDHPPPLTFSILCRFFLLAFLACSGQIFGYIGIDYSSPTLGTAMLNLIPAFTFILALIFRMENVYWRRLNSRAKVLGTIVSITGAFVVTFYKGPPIILLSAPDEFHFSPPQHSNWILGGLFLAADSFTSSLWYILQASILQKYPAVVYGPDCYLIYTGIVSTVIRYILMISWCVWKAGAFYCSMFKPLGIIFGVIMGVIFLGDPFYFGSLVGAVIIVTGFYGVMWGKAEEEKLVENGGRKSESLGQNKVPLLLLRKGIPYDLESSLLGSSVSSQVN; encoded by the exons ATGGTCGTGTACGCCAACGCTCTCTGTACCCTCCTCCTTCTCCCTGATGCCTTGTTCATCTTCCACAG ATCATTACCAGACCACCCTCCTCCACTTACATTCTCCATACTCTGCAGATTCTTCTTGCTTGCCTTTCTTGC ATGTTCAGGGCAGATATTTGGATATATTGGTATAGACTACAGCTCTCCCACGCTTGGTACCGCCATGCTTAACCTCATTCCTGCATTCACTTTCATACTTGCTCTTATTTTCAG GATGGAAAATGTGTACTGGAGAAGGTTAAATAGTCGAGCCAAAGTTTTGGGGACCATCGTTTCAATTACAGGAGCATTTGTGGTCACATTCTACAAAGGTCCACCGATCATATTGCTAAGTGCACCTGATGAATTTCATTTCTCACCACCACAACATTCAAATTGGATTCTTGGAGGCCTTTTTTTGGCAGCTGATTCTTTCACCAGTTCCCTATGGTACATTCTGCAG GCATCGATCCTTCAGAAGTACCCGGCAGTTGT ATATGGGCCTGATTGCTATCTTATATATACA GGAATTGTTTCAACTGTTATCCGATACATTTTGATGATCAGCTGGTGCGTGTGGAAGGCTGGAGCTTTTTATTGCTCTATGTTCAAGCCTCTTGGGATCATTTTTGGCGTGATCATGGGTGTCATCTTTTTGGGAGATCCATTCTATTTTGGAAG TTTGGTTGGTGCAGTTATAATTGTCACTGGATTTTATGGAGTGATGTGGGGAAAAGCCGAAGAAGAGAAGCTGGTGGAaaatggtggccggaaaagtgaaTCATTAGGCCAAAATAAGGTTCCTCTGCTACTATTGAGGAAAGGAATACCATATGATTTGGAGTCTTCGTTATTGGGATCTTCTGTATCATCACAAGTTAATTAA
- the LOC112199775 gene encoding uncharacterized protein LOC112199775, giving the protein MGYGKVIEAEAWGMLLGLQMAYQLNIPKIIVECDSEFIVQLLNNGVDNLHPLKTVIDSCLQMKAGFEECTYREVNMVADVLSKCSLDTDIGTIYKEQHPPQVINVFLDDLSEVPRSRKVCNALS; this is encoded by the coding sequence ATGGGATATGGCAAAGTCATTGAGGCTGAGGCTTGGGGGATGCTTCTTGGTTTGCAGATGGCTTATCAATTGAATATCCCTAAAATTATAGTTGAATGCGATTCAGAATTTATTGTTCAGTTGTTGAACAATGGTGTTGATAACCTTCATCCTCTTAAGACTGTTATCGATAGCTGCTTACAAATGAAAGCTGGATTTGAAGAATGCACATATCGAGAAGTTAACATGGTTGCAGATGTGCTATCTAAGTGTAGTTTGGACACTGACATAGGCACTATCTACAAGGAGCAACATCCTCCTCAAGTTATCAATGTCTTCCTTGATGATTTGAGTGAAGTTCCTAGATCTAGGAAAGTTTGTAATGCCTTAAGTTAG